GAGCCGGCCGCGTTCACGAAGGTGTCCCCGCTTGGTCTGGAGGAACAGCGCGTGTCGGTGGTGCTCGACGTCACAGCCCCCCGACCGTTGGCGTTCGGACACGAGTACCACGTCAAGGTGGCCATCGTGGTCTGGACGGGTGAAGACGTCTTGACGATTCCGTCCACCGCCCTCTTCCGTGTGGGTGATGAATGGGCGGTGTTCGTGGTGCGGAACAGCCGAGCGCAACTCACGCGCGTGGTCGCTGGTCGATTCGACGGGACACGAACGGTGGTCGAGCGCGGCCTTGCACCCGGTGACCGCGTCGTCATTCAACCCTCTGACGCGCTGAAGGACGGCAGTCGCGTCGCCGCGCTGGTGTCGACGACTCGCTGACCGGAGTTGAGATGGATACCGCTGTCGTGCTCGACCAGGCCGAT
This sequence is a window from Gemmatimonadaceae bacterium. Protein-coding genes within it:
- a CDS encoding HlyD family efflux transporter periplasmic adaptor subunit, whose translation is AGPVTSGTPLLEVGDTANIEVAADFLTTDAMAVQPGARATIHDWGDGPPLSARVRRIEPAAFTKVSPLGLEEQRVSVVLDVTAPRPLAFGHEYHVKVAIVVWTGEDVLTIPSTALFRVGDEWAVFVVRNSRAQLTRVVAGRFDGTRTVVERGLAPGDRVVIQPSDALKDGSRVAALVSTTR